A window of the Bradysia coprophila strain Holo2 chromosome X unlocalized genomic scaffold, BU_Bcop_v1 contig_128, whole genome shotgun sequence genome harbors these coding sequences:
- the LOC119067731 gene encoding SET and MYND domain-containing protein 4-like yields the protein MENNLWRREKRFDIFVDLLDPSLPYETVYDSQIEGAKHRFHGKQYEPTKSDQVSALFRAAGNREFKEKKWRVAMEYYNRSLIFAETNSDIVSLAYANRSACFFHMQKYDHCFRDIELAIEHNYPKRLMHKLDDREAECVKHLNEKNVDRELIEPKLSYDPDEKFPCMANVLEIKTNHRFGRYIEAKCDIDVGQTVLVEKGFVHVFEASDRTLCVTCMRHVQNFIPCGGCTDAMFCDETCMKNNDTHRIACGAAFNRIPGNVRYWAESILIAINAFPSVEHLMEFVEDQLTLPKTEMPKNCSDAQMQYGLFLKLDRMGHDKDIYQNMLKYVTYKLLMAIPAIGEKFTTKKKQRFLMHLIWQHKNIADRSAFVQPLADADARNSFDAGSQIIATCNIFGLFNHSCIPNLFNDFVGNKQILITTRPVKKGDQLFVCYEQHLWSKSAVQRREHLKSVYNFNCKCARCKQQFVNDISMQTDPMYLCIEQSRGKTISDARREILKKMCYDFMRKYAHVACANEILVVTVQLMLFLQDDYPEYRKIIT from the coding sequence atggaaaataatttgtggAGAAGGGAAAAACGATTCGATATTTTCGTTGATCTTTTAGACCCGTCTTTACCGTATGAAACCGTGTACGATTCCCAAATCGAAGGTGCCAAACATCGTTTCCATGGCAAGCAATATGAGCCGACAAAGAGTGACCAGGTCTCAGCGCTATTTCGAGCTGCTGGAAATCGGGAATTCAAGGAAAAGAAATGGCGTGTCGCAATGGAATATTACAATCGAAGTTTGATTTTTGCTGAGACGAACTCCGACATCGTGAGTTTAGCCTACGCCAATCGATCGGCATGTTTTTTTCATATGCAGAAATACGACCATTGCTTCAGAGATATTGAACTGGCGATAGAGCATAACTATCCGAAACGATTAATGCACAAATTAGACGACCGTGAAGCTGAATGCGTCAAACACTTGAACGAGAAAAATGTTGATCGAGAACTAATCGAGCCGAAGCTGAGTTACGATCCAGACGAAAAGTTCCCATGTATGGCCAAcgttttggaaattaaaacgAACCACAGATTTGGTCGTTACATTGAAGCAAAGTGTGACATTGATGTTGGTCAAACAGTGCTCGTTGAAAAGGGGTTCGTCCATGTTTTCGAAGCCAGCGATCGAACATTGTGCGTCACATGTATGAGGCATGTGCAGAATTTCATTCCCTGCGGTGGCTGCACCGACGCAATGTTTTGCGATGAAACTTGTATGAAAAACAATGACACTCACCGGATCGCATGTGGAGCTGCATTCAATCGGATACCTGGAAACGTACGATACTGGGCCGAAAGCATTTTGATTGCGATCAATGCATTTCCATCCGTTGAACATTTGATGGAATTCGTCGAGGACCAATTGACCTTGCCGAAAACAGAgatgccgaaaaactgttctGATGCACAGATGCAATATGGCCTCTTTTTGAAATTGGATAGAATGGGTCACGACAAGGACATATACCAAAATATGCTGAAGTACGTAACGTACAAACTGCTGATGGCCATTCCGGCGATTGGCGAGAAgtttacaacgaaaaaaaagcaacGTTTTCTCATGCACCTAATTTGGCAACACAAAAACATTGCGGACAGAAGCGCTTTTGTTCAGCCATTGGCAGATGCGGACGCAAGAAATTCATTCGATGCTGGTAGTCAAATTATCGCTACGTGCAACATCTTTGGTTTATTCAACCATTCATGCAttccaaatttgtttaacgatTTCGTTGGAAATAAGCAAATACTTATAACGACACGACCAGTGAAGAAAGGAGACCAGCTGTTTGTTTGCTACGAGCAGCATTTATGGTCGAAATCAGCCGTACAGCGACGAGAACACTTGAAAAGTGTTTACAATTTCAACTGCAAATGTGCTAGGTGTAAGCAACAATTCGTAAACGACATTTCGATGCAAACGGATCCGATGTATCTGTGCATTGAACAATCAAGGGGAAAGACTATTTCTGATGCCAGGcgtgaaattttgaaaaaaatgtgctaCGATTTTATGCGAAAATACGCTCATGTGGCCTGcgcaaatgaaattttggttgtcaCCGTGCAGTTGATGCTTTTCTTGCAAGACGATTATCCAgaatatcgaaaaattattacctga